In Euphorbia lathyris chromosome 2, ddEupLath1.1, whole genome shotgun sequence, the sequence gccacgtcagcaaattaacggtgttaagtccatttccgtttttcgggtaacggcgcaaaccacagtccttttttttgtaataactaaccacaagggtttttttggaacaacatcaaaccacatgggttttttttttaatttacccaTTATTACAATACTTATGTTTGTTTCGTCAAATGTAGTTAGAAACTTCAATTATTctcaaattttcatatgaatggGAACACCATCCATATATgatggttaaaaaaaaattaatttttgttcGCTTTTTCCGTTTTCGcgtttttttctgttttttttttccatttttctcatttttcacgtcttttccattttcatgttttcccATCTTTcgcgtttttctcattttttcgtttttcatatttttccatttattctatttttcgtgttttcttgTTTTCACATTTTCCCCGTTATtcgtatttttcatgtttttctcattttatgtTTTACCGTTTAATAAGAATTGtggataataatataaataatattatatatatatatatatgagctAGTCGTAAAGAGAATTATATATgcatatttttttatgtaaccccactttaaataaatttataaagaaaaattgaGTGATATAATTGTGATTCCATTAGGACAAAAACAATAGACTAATCCAAACATGGCAATTGTAATGTAATTGGCATTCCATTACAACGTACCAAACGACATATTAATATATTGGTATCAGGTATAAAAATACTCACATTGTTAGGAGTTGAGAACAATTTTAGCTCTAACGTCcaaaataattcaaatttaCCACTAAAGTTTGTAAGTTGAGCCAATTTTACACGTAACATTTGAAAGTTGGACCGATTTTCAAATCATTATTAGCGTGATATTTTGTGTAATCATGAATTTCGTTATCTTCATTCCACATGTGTATTATGTTATTACTCATCATTAACAAATCAAAGACACGTATACATGTATGAAAAAATTTATCTCGTATTCTGTATCAGATCAAAAACACTTTAAAGTACAGACGAGATTTATTttgcatttctttttttaaaaaattcacgTGTTTTTGACCTATTATGAATGAGCGATAATATAATGCGTATGGTGAAGTGGAATAAAGATAGCGAGAGTCATGATTCCGTAAATCATAATTATAATAGAAGTAAAATTGAGCAAACTTACAAATTTATGAGTATGATGGTACCATTTTACGATATTAAGAATAAATTTTTTCTCGCGTGATGTATTAACAACATTAGGTGTAAAATTATACACTTTAACagtaaatcatccataaaatatGTTAGTGTAAAATTAAAGGTGGTATATCCATTGTTTTAGTTTTGTATTTATTGCCGTATCACAACTGTGGCTTTTCCATCTTATTTTATCgtgaaacaaaaataaaataaaatcacatcCATTTAAAAACATCTTCTAATGATGATCATCTTCACATATGATGTCAAAATCATTTATCATATCATATAATGGTCCATATAACACATGGGTGGGAGAAAGCTAATATAAGGTAAACACAGAGAAAAAGTGAACTGAATTTTATTGGAcaaattctatatatatatcccATCATTTTCAGTCTATCAAATTTATCCTATTTCAAGTAAGCAGAGATATACACATTGCACTTGACATCATCTGAACTTAACTACTACAGCAACTGAAATGGTTGCACCATTTATGCTGTCAATCTGTACACTGACCTATACTCATTTCTGTAAGCAAAGAACACAACCAACCTCCTATAACTTCACACGAATTGAGAACAACTTCACTACTCTCGCATCGCATACTCTCTACAACATGATGGTACACATAACTGCAGTGTTGAAATCCAGAGGCATATTCAACGGTGGCTTTGTAACCACCGATCTCCATGTCTTCTTCCTTGGATGATAAATTTGAATCACAAGTGTTCCTGCCCTCTTCTGCTGTCTCGACCTTCGACTCTCTGTTGAATCGCCTCCTTTCACTAGAGTCATTACATGCAGCTCACCATCCAACACCACAAAACCACATGATGAGTTAGAAGGAGCTTTTTTCGGTACACTTGACTCTTTTCCCCACGAGTTTGAGACCATGTTATATCTGAAAAGGTCATCAACCAACCTTATTggctataacataaaaaaaattcttgctTTCATTTGCAGTTAAAACTTGCTCACAGTTGTCTCAAATACCATAAACCAACAGAAGCATCCAAATAGCAAGGAACATAGTAAAGTGCAGTAGACAAAATTCGATATAAGCAGCATGTTATTGCAAAGTAGCATATCAGAATTAACAAAAGTACAACACAACACAAGCACCATCCAATTGTAAAGTAGCATATCAGATTAAAAATGTGCACTGCAGCAGATAACGTATTGAAATTAAGGTTCATATCACAAATAGGCTTTGCTCAGAACATTACAAGTAATTTCAGGTCATTATAGATCCTATAAATCTATTCTTACAAGATATAGCTGCTATGTTCTACAGTTTGTTAGTGCAGAGCATAGTTGTCAAATCGAGATTAGACTCGTGAATTGAAATCCTCATTTTGTGAATCGTGACTCATGAATAGTAAGATTCggttcaaattcataatattataaaaaatataatatttactatgttgaactcaaaatattatcaaatattagtctagaaatggaattttaatgtcaaaaaaagaaatcatatcAACCAAGTACTTCAAATTCAAATCCAATGTAAATCCAatcctaataaaactaattcacaAGGATTCTTTTTAATAACTTAGTAGAGATGAAGAGTTTGAATTTTTGACTCTATTTTTTTGCCTTGTTGTCAACTTGATAATGATGGAATAGAGCTAGTTTGAGTTGATAACTTGATAAATAACAATCGGACTAGAGGACAATGAGTTTAGTAGTTAGTGTTGTTTAAGTTTTTGATGAATGGTGATGAAGATCCGGctcgaaatagagctgaatcgaGTCGAATCGTATGATTCGAATCGGGAACCGTAAGATTCTGTTATAATTTAGATTCGTCTATTGATTCGGCTCGAAATAAagctgaattgaattgaatcatAGGATTCGAATCGAGAATCGTAAGATTCTAACAACAGTGGTGCAGAGATAATTGGACAATTACTACACTGCTAGAATGAACTGGACTCTGTATCTTGAGCCCCATATCTATCTACTCTACTTTGTTTTTTGATTGAATTCTAGGTTCTAAGTCGGTCCGAGTATGTGATCTCTAACCCGGAACAATGTAATCTACTTCAATTATCagttaaaatattttagaaaatTGTCAAGTAAAGtttcttttattttagggaaGACGCCCAAGGTGTTGATAGCACACAGTTCAACCCTAGGTGTCGATAGCACCTTGAGTATGATGCCCAAGGATTTCAGAAACTTCAGATCCTTAGCTTTCCAGCTGAATTAAGATAACACTTCAGACTATGACTATCAAACCCCAGTATCCATCAACTGAAAGCCCTCAGTGGACCCACAGACTTCCTATCTGTCTATATTCTATAGCAATGtacggaaaaaaaaaatccataccATTGGACACAAGCCCACAAATTATGTACTACTGAAGACATTTGAAAGGTCAAGTGCATCTTGGCACCATGAAAGTTACAAACTCCTTACAAAATTAACcaaaataattgaaaaaaatacaaatcaacCACCAGTATTCCAGTACTATGACAAAGACATATTTATGTCTACAAACACATAAACTGGAGAAACATATCTAATACTTGATATAAATAGCATAAGATTCCCCCCACAACATAATCCCTTTTGTTGTCTCTCACCAAAAGGGACAAGAAAAAAACAATGTTAACTTAAGCTGCCGTGTGTAACTTATAGAGAGCAACAGTAAAGTGCAGTAACCAGTACATCAAATCTGTAGGAGAAACCAAGTGTCGCACAACGATTGGCAAACATTTAAAAAAGTGGCCTAAAAATGCTAATTCCTACAACAATCACCATGTCTAACAAATGAACTTCAGAAAAGCCAGCCTACCCCCAATAAGGGAAAATGTAAACCATCCTTGAAGCAGAGGTTGAATACTATTATAGGTCATTCTTGATTAATGCAATTTCTTAGGCTATGGCGGAGGCATCCACTCTGGATCATCCTGGGTAAAAAATTTCGCAATTGAGTAGCTAAAGGGCAGCAACTTAAAAGATCGTGATCAAGCAAGAGCTCAATGGTCCCCACTAGAACTGATATGGAAAGTACTGAACCAAATCCATTGCTTAAATTACTTCCAGAGGAAAGATATCCAATAAGTTCAATaatgaaaaagataaaaacaCATAGCAGTTGCATGCAGCATAGAATTAAAACTATGCTAATGAAGACTAAACACCAAAGCAACCCTACAAATCTAGCAATGAATTAACTACAGGACCAGCATAAAACCAAGGCAATAAATTTAACACTAATATGCTAATATTACATTTCTCCATATATATTATTTGCTTAAGTCAAATTGAATTATTGTGCACAGCAGTTCAACAAGTaactcaaaatcaatcaaataaaagCCCACTAGCCAAAGCGCAATGCACCAAACAAAATTGAATAACAATACTAATCATCATCAAATTAGATATAGTTCAGCGAAATAAGAAATAGACAATTGCACCTAGAatgaaaaaacattatatcaaaatcaatgaaAGCCTAAAAGGAAAAACAATTAAGAACCGAGGAACTCACCTGAATATGTCATTATTATCAAGCATAAAAATACCAGGCCTGTGGCAATCATAATCCTCTACAACCACAATCTTCCCAAGCCTAGCCCTCTCGCCTTCCAGCCACATATCTCCAACTGCCCTCCAATTTCCGGTACCGTTCTTCTTCACATCCATGACCACAGCATCCCTGTAGTATTCATCAACAGGAAATACTCCAGATATAATCCTGGACTCCCCATATCCTCCCATAACCCAAAACTCCCTCTCCTCCCCATCCCCAACCAAGAACCCCACAGAACCCGCCCTATACCTCGGTAACCCGTCCATTTCCACCCACTCATCTCTCACTATATCATACCTCTCCACCGAGCTCATTCTACTTCCTGCTGCACCAAATAACGTGTGCCTCGACCCGCCACCAGCCACAATTATCTGGCCCAAATGCGGGATTGcagcgcaagcaaaggaaccgcGAGGAGACAGCATCGGAGAGAGTTGATCCCAGGAGAAATCGACAAAACTAAAACGGAAGGCAGAGGAAGAAGGGGAAGGACGATCTATAGGGAAAGAACGGGTGTCGAATAGAGAACCACCGAGAACATAAAGATTGAGACCAAGAGAAATGGAGGTAAAATTACAAAGTCCATACACATGAGGATTACAGGGCATGGGAGGTAGGGGACGCCAAGCGAGATTGTGTGGGTCAAATAGGTAAGGAGAGGAAATAGAAGGGTCCTGAGGGAAAATACACAGGAGATGACTGAGATGGAATAGGTGATGACGAAAAGAAATTAGGGTTTTGGAGGAGAGGAAAGCGTACCATGCCTTGGAGGTGGTTTTGATTCGGGATTGGTGAGAATATGGAACCACGGAGAGTATCTGTGCTGCGATGTCGTTGGGTAGGCCGGGAATCAGAGTCGCTGGCTCATCGATTACAAGTGAAGACGAAGAAGAAGGAATTGAAACCATTTCAGAATATTGAAATTCAAACAAAAATCCGAATGAATCCTGTCCAATTTGCCAGTATAATAAATCTATACATTCTAGAGACAATCTGCAGAGTAGCGGTCGCTCATAAGTATGAAATACACGACCGAATCAACTGATAAACAGCAACTCTGTCTACCTCCATGAATTGTGATCATGAAAATGAATATGAGTGGTAGTCTACCTCCATGGTTAAGCTAGCGGGCGGGCCTGTCTGTTTGCTTATCTATTAAGCTTTATTGCGCTTTCCTCGTATTTGGGAAAGTGTAATGCCTTTTGTCTTTTCTCTGTTTTTGGAAACAATTTGGGATAATAAACTTCAAAATTACTCTGTATGAACGCTAAACATCAATTTTATCCCAAACTTTACAAATATTACAATTATGACCCTAACTTTTGCAAGTTGAATCTCGTTATTTcgtttatatatataactagACAGTCCCGCTCAATTGGACCCTAATGACCAAATAGAATTTGGAccttcaccgttagatctagccAATTAATAATCCTACGGTTGGCCAATTATTcaatttaatattataaaacaattttcttttttttatcctttttacgTTTTAATCGTTCAATTTATCGTTCAATTTTCTGAGAGAAATTTTATGCGAAGTCGAGAAATTCAATCCAAATTGCAAagtcgaagaagaagaattcgAAGAAGAATCTATTTTGCCTCCTGCAATCGATTTTGGCTCCTGCAATCTATTTTGGCTCCTGCAAAGTTGAAGAAAGGAATTTGGGTACCTGTTCCTCTGAATTTCTTCCTCCTAAACTTGTTCTGGAACTGCTCAGGGAATTTCTTCCTCCCTCCTAAACTTGTTCCTTATTATTTTTAGGTTTAATTAAGATTAatacataaaaagaaaaaaaaattaggaatttGGGTACTGCTCATATGaatttcttcctctctctctcctaaACTTGTTCCGGAACTGCAAATCTCTTCCTCTCTCCTAAACTTGTTCCTTATGAAAAAAAGATATttgttttaatattaaattgaataattggttaaccgtaGGATTATTAATTGGCTGGATCTAACGGTGAAGGTACAAATTCTACTTGATCATTAGGGTCCAATTGAGCGGGACTGTATAACTAGATTCAGgcccgtgcaatgcacggatTCCTCTCCATTTCTATACTAATATATCTATTTATAAATAATGGTGATAACttggggaaaaatccttgattggagcacttccctgtgaggcgtcgttgggatcggccggggacactccgatgctaaagtcagtaatatttctgagaataaactgtaagcacaaaagtagagaatcagtaagtgtacctttgatcctaggaagctggggtatttatataggtttctgtaaccttcagcattaatggggaagcaggtgaagagttgtgccattactcatctttgattgctatcaattctccattaatcccagcatttatcattaaaaccctcagagttgaggtattcgaacagtcaagtctttattcgcctttaatggctattaattgccatgtaattgtatttattcccattcatggatggtaataaatgCGCATTTTGGTATTCttggatccgtcaaggcgtatgtacgctctccttgagaacaatggcgggtctccattactcgctctcatcgggcgtatctcgttatggcgtatctcgccatggtccacgtggtgtggcataatgctagaaactcctttcttttcctcattatttgcatattcacccctgcattaattatcattaattccacattaatcatgcataaatatctcttttagaagaaataatggtttgtcattatctctattaatttttccttattccttattcaagaataatttgggttgttatcagaaaccccccctaatggtataaaaagctctttagggctgtctaaatggtgttttatttttctatcttggaggaaagtggacccgccctagatgggggatcatatatggaaatgatgcgccttttggggcttccttatgcgggatcttatgaacaagatccgccctatgtgggatcatatatgaatatgatgcacttttaggggcttttgcttccttgtggataggtggccaaccgtatccattgttatcctctaggggcttcttgagagttatatttcctttagaaagggaataacccgccctttatgggaccatttgttcctatgacataggattatgattcgccttagggacttcttttgttcagttctgccatattgaggagaatgacccgcacttagggatcagtaagaatgatcagccatttagggacttttgttcattttgtggaggcgagactttgttatttctatgatgaagatgaggattcattactttgatgaaaacgagacttcattgtttggataaagacgagacttcattaattggatgaagacgaggcttcattgattggatcaagacgatgcttcatgaatttgatgaagacggggcttcattgtttggagatgaagacgaggcttcattacttggatgaaccctttgctttccagaactatttttactaatgcattatatcttttagcaagtaattttctagaatctggtttaggatttctctgattgtttagggtaggtggccagccgtaccccaatgtgtgaacctttgtgaaggtttagaagcttttattcctggtgaggaagttaagctgccttaggcgatcgatttgcttcctatctttgaggtgaatcgatccgccgccaggtcttgagactcttctttgggaagagtatttgagagtgtaaagttctcacgtctgagaaatgttttaactctgtctctgatggcaatcaattgtttcctatctttgaggtagatcgatccgccgctgagattattgtccgattgtttgtaaaacttaagtacaattgttttaatccttatggtcgccatttacttttacgtttgcgtaagtaaatatataagtttgtaggatttaatatggagtaggtggccagccatactccgttgtgcgaacctttgtgaaggtttgaagctgttctattccttctagagaaagtaaagctgcctaggggatcaacttgctacctatctttgaggtgaagcgatccgcccgtaggacttgtgaacccttctttgggaagggagtgagagagtgtaaagtccttgcgtccaaggaatgttttaactctttctcgaatggtgatcatctaaagatggatccgcccatgagagtgttctcctatctttgaggagaaagttgagggtgtaatgatctcatgtttgagacgattttaacccgcttttgatggtggtcaatccttttcctgtctttgaggagagagttgagctcatttgaaagctcctgagggtctgtgcttcttatctttatggaaaggggatccgcccgtgatgggatcaattgtcctatctttgaggtaattgatccacctgtggaacttttcattcgccagccactgggcatatatcagcactaaaagctaggcaaatgaatataagaagtatggcgagaaagaataaattataaaatataggatactataacagtttaatgcacatataagaatatgtaaaaatactgatttttaggcccatggttctgtcttttctgagcaactagaaccgcatcctcaatgatgtttaacttacgagtaatcacatctgggcttactcctgtggggatctcattctcctatgtaaatacgctttcagactcaatgagaactttttcaacatcctctttgatctcaagttttaatcctttggcgatccgcacccgctttccatcagcaataaggagcgtttctgtgtcgcccaaagctgtagtgacaagttaatatttctcaccttcgtcctctttggattgtgggcggattgatagtgacgccgagtataagtctctttagccaccttttggttcccgctaatcattactcctcctttgctggtgggaatgtacattgtcagacgacggatggaaattagggctgcaacctctggcccttggtctggatagtgtgacccgtcactccaatgatgtcaacaatggttgtttctatttggatcggatcaacctttagtttggcgaatgcacctttggtgatgacattgcgagaactgcatgtgtctttactcgctttattttatctcccatccttgaatctCCATTATTACTACCAATGCATatgcatgtggagagattactggacctgtttctgcaaaaggagcaatggagggatgttttatccagagcggatatttttgctttttccacgggtggctgatacactggtccatctgctatgacattaatgacacttttgaatttatttttgggatctgtcttctgcttgtcatcttgttatttgttattctggacaaagctatctagtttgccagctcccaacaagcttcagtgtggtggccaacctgtagtacgctttggcgtttcttccaacggttacatgctcccctcctttgggttctggatatgtaatgtcccgcttatattgattcttttcttttatattgtggcaagttggaagctttaatcattttttccaCCTCGTACCCCATGATCtgcgctgtgaatggcgaattcctattaactggatggcgtatctttctgaattgttctcttgtctatctagAGCGGCATgtactcgcctttcaatctcatcatccatgtgttcaatgttgaatcgtgatggtgaagccggctcttgatcttgatctcgatcatgttgaggttatgcttggagctatggtttaatgcggatggatgttgtcacaaccgtgggagccgttttatctagcttcgaatatcttatctccgcatccttcaacattttgctaacataatagatggagaactgctgacctttttcttcttgaataaccacggtacacatagctttatccatgacagattgatacaaatgcaggtctccccttcagattggtctgctcatcaagggtggttctgctaggaattgttttataccttgatatgcttgttgacaatctttctagtatgatgatccgcccgttcaacctctggatctttctcacccatagtggggctttcatttaggcgctcttttcacctttttcctcgcatggcttttatttaggcgctcttttcaccttttttgctaatgacatagtcaaggaatttttctgaagtgactctgcatatacacttctttggattgagctttatttttcatatcagtgtttgcactggttgtagtattagcaactcccttgtacctgtgggttagcactgaaagaactccagaagtggggcatactctgtccattattaaaagattgtggtaaggcataaaagctatattcacttaccttggggatcaatggcttgatccatggaacatacttcatagcaaaagaatgtttgcattgaccttgttggcaaatatcatgtatgatgcaattctctttatggaatttttagttcatcttggaatcaacttaataattccttcacgttggtcactgcctctagaatgaacttagtcaaaggataaaaccgagtaaatattatatgtcaaacaaattcataatagaattttaatcgtgcttgttttagtaataatatcacgtataacggtcataaccataaagattgctactgcacatgaatatcataatgaattcttaataaataaccataatgagaatggtttaagaataatgtccttttgtatttcaatgcgcattaatatccaagatagcatatttattttaaacgtcataaaagttatgacattctatattgggtaagatatcttacatagttgctatttacttgcaattaatattgtgcatccgtacattaatggcattcagagatcattaaagcctcatttgaatgaggtgtaattaaagaaatgtaagtgatgatttaataatataggtatatataaaattactcttaaatcatttcatttgtacgaataaaataaaatacaaagggtaattttggaagaaaaatacatgtaccatgattctcctccaatttggggtgtaaggaaaattgctcaaaattcaTCATCACCTACCTTCATATACtatcatccaaacaatctctaaggaactgtcatgtatatcctaagaattttgcataaattaatgttctgatccgaaactgacacttgcactattttgtagttagctcagggtaTGAAAGTttcgtttatccaatttggtaattcatcagtccATAATGgctttaatagttagggacaattacacgataatcacaaatagattcaatatgttcaattctcttacgttggtaaaagaaattataacaatgtcaaataaacagtttttatatgaatagacacatccttgtaaaaaagggaatgaaataactatttgacaaaacaatattcaaaaat encodes:
- the LOC136218169 gene encoding F-box/kelch-repeat protein OR23 isoform X1, with product MVSIPSSSSSLVIDEPATLIPGLPNDIAAQILSVVPYSHQSRIKTTSKAWYAFLSSKTLISFRHHLFHLSHLLCIFPQDPSISSPYLFDPHNLAWRPLPPMPCNPHVYGLCNFTSISLGLNLYVLGGSLFDTRSFPIDRPSPSSSAFRFSFVDFSWDQLSPMLSPRGSFACAAIPHLGQIIVAGGGSRHTLFGAAGSRMSSVERYDIVRDEWVEMDGLPRYRAGSVGFLVGDGEEREFWVMGGYGESRIISGVFPVDEYYRDAVVMDVKKNGTGNWRAVGDMWLEGERARLGKIVVVEDYDCHRPGIFMLDNNDIFRYNMVSNSWGKESSVPKKAPSNSSCGFVVLDGELHVMTLVKGGDSTESRRSRQQKRAGTLVIQIYHPRKKTWRSVVTKPPLNMPLDFNTAVMCTIML
- the LOC136218169 gene encoding F-box/kelch-repeat protein OR23 isoform X2 codes for the protein MDPSISSPYLFDPHNLAWRPLPPMPCNPHVYGLCNFTSISLGLNLYVLGGSLFDTRSFPIDRPSPSSSAFRFSFVDFSWDQLSPMLSPRGSFACAAIPHLGQIIVAGGGSRHTLFGAAGSRMSSVERYDIVRDEWVEMDGLPRYRAGSVGFLVGDGEEREFWVMGGYGESRIISGVFPVDEYYRDAVVMDVKKNGTGNWRAVGDMWLEGERARLGKIVVVEDYDCHRPGIFMLDNNDIFRYNMVSNSWGKESSVPKKAPSNSSCGFVVLDGELHVMTLVKGGDSTESRRSRQQKRAGTLVIQIYHPRKKTWRSVVTKPPLNMPLDFNTAVMCTIML